In Actinoplanes sp. NBC_00393, a single genomic region encodes these proteins:
- a CDS encoding alpha-N-arabinofuranosidase — translation MSIEAVINVDLDGPRINRHLYGHFAEHLGRCIYGGFYVGEDSGIANEGGIRLDVVEALRALHIPNLRWPGGCFADEYHWQDGIGPRDQRPVMVNTHWGGVEENNHFGTHEFMALCELLGAEPYISGNVGSGTVREMSEWVEYLTRDGDSPMARLRKANGRDEPWRVRFWGLGNEAWGCGGNMSAGQYAHEARRYGTYCRDYGDNKLYKIAAGANSADYAWTETLMKQIGHLGCQHIPNPPYHALSVHYYTVTGPTWENKGSATVFDTDEYYTTMVAAARIEELLAGHAAVMDCYDPNKSIGLVLDEWGTWFDVEPGTNPGFLYQQNTLRDALVASVHFDVFHRHADRLVMANIAQTVNVLQAMILTDPDSKAMVLTPTYHVFQMNRGHQDATSLRVDLRTAPPARPVGDATLTTVSMSASRRDGRLLISLSNLDASSPAEVEIDLRGGTVSAVEAVILTSGALQDHNTPQSPAAVAPRPHDGVSLSAGTLRVHLPAHSFVTVSGSL, via the coding sequence ATGAGCATCGAAGCGGTCATCAACGTGGACCTCGACGGGCCGCGGATCAACCGGCACCTCTACGGGCACTTCGCCGAGCACCTGGGCCGCTGCATCTACGGCGGCTTCTACGTCGGCGAGGACTCCGGCATCGCGAACGAGGGCGGTATCCGCCTCGACGTCGTCGAGGCGCTGCGGGCCCTGCACATCCCGAACCTGCGCTGGCCGGGCGGCTGCTTCGCCGACGAGTACCACTGGCAGGACGGCATCGGACCGAGGGACCAGCGGCCGGTCATGGTGAACACCCACTGGGGCGGGGTCGAGGAGAACAACCACTTCGGCACCCACGAGTTCATGGCCCTGTGCGAGCTGCTCGGCGCCGAGCCGTACATCAGCGGCAACGTCGGCTCCGGCACCGTGCGGGAGATGAGCGAGTGGGTCGAGTACCTGACCCGCGACGGTGACTCGCCGATGGCCCGGCTGCGCAAGGCCAACGGCCGCGACGAGCCGTGGCGGGTGCGGTTCTGGGGGCTGGGCAACGAGGCCTGGGGCTGCGGCGGCAACATGTCCGCCGGGCAGTACGCGCACGAGGCCCGCCGGTACGGCACGTACTGCCGCGATTACGGCGACAACAAGCTCTACAAGATCGCCGCCGGGGCGAACAGCGCCGATTACGCCTGGACCGAGACGCTGATGAAACAGATCGGGCACCTCGGCTGTCAGCACATCCCCAACCCGCCGTACCACGCCCTGTCCGTGCACTACTACACGGTCACCGGGCCCACTTGGGAGAACAAGGGATCGGCGACGGTCTTCGACACCGACGAGTACTACACGACGATGGTGGCCGCGGCCCGCATCGAGGAGCTGCTCGCCGGGCACGCGGCCGTGATGGACTGCTACGACCCGAACAAGAGTATCGGCCTGGTCCTGGACGAGTGGGGAACCTGGTTCGACGTGGAGCCCGGCACGAACCCCGGCTTTCTGTACCAGCAGAACACGCTGCGCGACGCGCTGGTGGCGAGCGTGCACTTCGACGTCTTCCACCGGCACGCCGACCGCCTGGTGATGGCCAACATCGCGCAGACGGTGAACGTGCTGCAGGCGATGATCCTCACCGACCCGGACTCGAAGGCCATGGTCCTCACCCCGACCTACCACGTCTTCCAGATGAACCGGGGCCACCAGGACGCCACGTCGCTGCGGGTCGACCTGCGCACCGCGCCGCCGGCACGCCCGGTGGGTGACGCCACGCTGACGACCGTCTCGATGTCGGCCAGCCGTCGGGACGGCCGGCTGCTGATCTCCCTGTCGAACCTCGACGCCTCCTCCCCCGCCGAGGTGGAGATCGATCTGCGGGGCGGCACGGTGTCAGCGGTCGAGGCCGTGATCCTGACGTCCGGGGCGCTGCAGGACCACAACACCCCGCAGTCGCCGGCGGCGGTGGCACCGCGCCCGCACGACGGGGTTTCACTGTCCGCCGGTACGTTGCGGGTGCACCTGCCGGCCCACTCGTTCGTCACCGTGAGCGGCTCGCTCTGA
- a CDS encoding ABC transporter substrate-binding protein: MAAVVALGAMSLAACGGGDDDGGSESGGNVTMQFWHNATTGPGKAFWDKTVADFQTANPNVKIKIQQVQNEDLDGKLQTALNSGSAPDIFLQRGGGKMAAMVEAGQLKDITNDITAETKAAVGAALGTGQVDGKSYAVPVSILPGGFWYSKDLFKKAGVAAPPTTLEELSAAVTKLKANGTPIALGAKDAWPAAHWYYFFALRACNQASLDAAAKDKNFGDPCWTKAGNDLKAFADTKPFNDGFLTTSAQQGAGSSAGLVANYKASMELMGAWDPGVIASLTKDTKPLPDLGFFPFPAVPGGQGDPAAIMGGADGYSCSAQAPKECADFLNYIVTKDVQEGYYKAFNSLPISKEAQGAVTEDYLKAVLDAYNKAPYVSQWLDTIYGQNVGNALNIGVVNLLAGKGDVAGIIQGVNDAAKKG; the protein is encoded by the coding sequence ATGGCTGCCGTCGTGGCGCTGGGCGCCATGAGCCTGGCCGCCTGCGGAGGCGGCGACGACGACGGTGGCTCCGAGTCGGGCGGAAACGTCACGATGCAGTTCTGGCACAACGCGACCACCGGGCCCGGTAAGGCCTTCTGGGACAAGACGGTCGCCGACTTCCAGACCGCGAACCCGAACGTCAAGATCAAGATTCAGCAGGTCCAGAACGAGGACCTGGACGGCAAGCTGCAGACCGCGCTGAACTCGGGCTCCGCGCCGGACATCTTCCTGCAGCGCGGCGGCGGCAAGATGGCCGCGATGGTCGAGGCGGGCCAGCTCAAGGACATCACCAACGACATCACCGCGGAGACCAAGGCGGCGGTCGGCGCCGCCCTGGGGACCGGGCAGGTGGACGGCAAGTCGTACGCCGTACCCGTCTCGATCCTGCCCGGGGGTTTCTGGTACAGCAAAGATCTGTTCAAGAAAGCCGGTGTCGCGGCACCGCCGACCACGTTGGAGGAGCTCAGCGCGGCGGTCACCAAGCTCAAGGCCAACGGTACGCCGATCGCCCTCGGCGCCAAGGACGCGTGGCCGGCCGCTCACTGGTACTACTTCTTCGCCCTGCGCGCCTGCAACCAGGCCTCGCTCGACGCCGCCGCCAAGGACAAGAACTTCGGCGACCCCTGCTGGACCAAGGCCGGCAACGACCTGAAGGCCTTCGCCGACACCAAGCCGTTCAACGACGGGTTCCTGACCACCTCCGCCCAGCAGGGGGCGGGCAGCTCGGCCGGTCTGGTGGCCAACTACAAGGCGAGCATGGAGCTGATGGGCGCCTGGGACCCGGGTGTGATCGCCTCCCTCACCAAGGACACCAAGCCGCTGCCCGACCTGGGCTTCTTCCCCTTCCCGGCGGTGCCGGGCGGCCAGGGTGACCCGGCCGCGATCATGGGCGGCGCGGACGGCTACTCCTGCTCGGCGCAGGCGCCGAAGGAGTGCGCCGACTTCCTCAACTACATCGTCACCAAGGACGTGCAGGAGGGCTACTACAAGGCCTTCAACTCGCTGCCGATCAGCAAGGAGGCCCAGGGCGCGGTCACCGAGGACTACCTCAAGGCGGTTCTCGACGCCTACAACAAGGCGCCGTACGTGTCGCAGTGGCTGGACACGATCTACGGCCAGAACGTCGGCAACGCCCTGAACATCGGAGTCGTGAACCTGCTCGCCGGCAAGGGTGACGTCGCCGGGATCATCCAGGGCGTGAACGACGCAGCCAAGAAGGGCTGA
- a CDS encoding carbohydrate ABC transporter permease — translation MTSDVADKSGRVRTGDGVTTPSPVRPRRRGIGWAQRLEIAALSGPAILVFVGFVIFPVLMAGYYGFYRWKGFGVPTDFVGLDNYKTILTDNSFHEAVWHNGQIVVLSLVLQGPIAIALALLLNKKMRGQSVIRVLIFVPYVIAEVIVGTAWALMLQTNGAVNDVLRSIGLGGLAQDWLANPKLAIWTLMFILTWKYIGFAVILFLAGMQNIPEELSEAAAVDGASFWQTQWHVTLPLLGPTIRIWGFLSIIGALQLFDLVYIIWGQYVASTAGTSTMATYMVLEGRNAANYGYGNAVAVVLFIISMTIALVYQRFVLRRDTEGALTGGR, via the coding sequence ATGACCAGCGACGTCGCTGACAAGAGCGGTCGCGTGCGGACCGGGGACGGCGTCACCACGCCGTCCCCGGTTCGGCCCCGCCGGCGCGGGATCGGTTGGGCCCAACGTCTCGAGATCGCGGCACTGTCCGGGCCGGCGATCCTGGTGTTCGTCGGCTTCGTGATCTTCCCGGTGCTGATGGCCGGGTACTACGGCTTCTACCGGTGGAAGGGCTTCGGGGTACCGACGGACTTCGTCGGCCTCGACAACTACAAGACCATCCTGACGGACAACTCGTTCCACGAGGCGGTGTGGCACAACGGGCAGATCGTCGTGCTGTCCCTCGTTCTGCAGGGCCCGATCGCGATCGCCCTCGCCCTGCTGCTGAACAAGAAGATGCGCGGCCAGTCGGTGATCCGGGTGCTCATCTTCGTTCCGTACGTGATCGCCGAGGTCATCGTCGGAACGGCCTGGGCCCTCATGCTCCAGACCAACGGGGCGGTCAACGACGTCCTGCGATCCATCGGCCTGGGCGGGCTGGCCCAGGACTGGCTGGCGAACCCGAAACTCGCCATCTGGACCCTGATGTTCATCCTGACCTGGAAGTACATCGGGTTCGCCGTGATCCTGTTCCTGGCCGGCATGCAGAACATCCCGGAGGAACTGTCCGAGGCGGCCGCCGTGGACGGCGCGTCGTTCTGGCAGACCCAGTGGCACGTCACCCTGCCGCTGCTCGGGCCGACGATCCGGATCTGGGGCTTCCTGTCGATCATCGGCGCACTGCAGCTGTTCGACCTGGTCTACATCATCTGGGGTCAGTACGTCGCGTCGACCGCGGGCACGTCGACCATGGCGACCTACATGGTCCTCGAGGGCCGCAACGCGGCCAACTACGGGTACGGCAACGCCGTCGCGGTCGTGCTCTTCATCATCTCAATGACCATCGCGCTCGTGTACCAGCGTTTCGTTCTGCGCCGGGACACCGAGGGCGCGCTCACCGGAGGACGGTAG
- a CDS encoding right-handed parallel beta-helix repeat-containing protein: protein MTSLLHVATTGSDDADGSAQRPLRTINRAAALARPGDTVVVHAGEYREWVTPPRGGLSDSRRITYQAADGEHVVIKGSERITGWEPDGGTVWKASVPNTLFGDFNPFAEEIAGDWVVYAEKAPRKHLGDVYLNGLSFYEAGSRAEVAGPEKRIEMKDDWTGVTDRVRNPEQTLLVWYAEVGAEETTIWANFQGADPNTELTEINVRRSVFYPLVPHLDYITVRGFELAQAASPWTPPTADQPGLIGPNWAKGWIIEDNVIHDAKCSAISIGKEASTGHNYATERGDKPGYQYQLESVFAARQIGWDSEHIGSHVIRRNTIYDCGQNGIVGHLGCVFSTIEDNHIYNIAIKREFYGYEIGGIKLHAAIDVEIRHNRIHDCSLGTWLDWQTQGTRVSRNVYYNNNRDLFIEVSHGPYLVDHNVLASPAALELWSQGGAFVNNLLCGTVWLNPVMDRATPYHRPHSTQVAGYAFIVGGDDRWIGNVFVGGDLAVAYAAMPEGDSPAYAGLVGYDAYPASFEEYLQRIDEEPPGDHQRFLNVKQAVYARGNVYAAGALAYAGEQNPVTLQDASAAVVEEGDQVYLVTDLPEGFGGTGLVPVGGRDLERVRFADADFEERDGSPAVIDTDLVGARKEQGQTYPAGPLAGLTPGSSRVRLW, encoded by the coding sequence ATGACATCGCTGCTGCACGTGGCGACCACCGGATCCGACGACGCCGACGGCTCGGCGCAGCGGCCGTTGCGGACCATCAACCGGGCCGCGGCGCTCGCCCGGCCCGGGGACACCGTGGTCGTGCACGCCGGCGAATACCGCGAATGGGTGACGCCGCCGCGCGGCGGCCTCAGCGACAGCCGCCGCATCACCTATCAGGCCGCCGACGGTGAGCACGTCGTCATCAAGGGGTCGGAGCGGATCACCGGCTGGGAGCCGGACGGCGGGACGGTGTGGAAGGCGTCGGTGCCCAACACGCTGTTCGGTGACTTCAACCCGTTCGCCGAGGAGATCGCCGGCGACTGGGTCGTCTACGCCGAGAAGGCGCCCCGCAAGCACCTCGGCGACGTCTACCTCAACGGCCTCAGTTTCTACGAGGCCGGCTCGCGCGCCGAGGTGGCCGGCCCCGAGAAGCGCATCGAGATGAAGGACGACTGGACCGGCGTCACCGATCGCGTGCGCAACCCCGAGCAGACCCTGCTGGTCTGGTATGCCGAGGTGGGCGCGGAGGAGACCACGATCTGGGCGAACTTCCAGGGCGCCGACCCGAACACCGAACTGACCGAGATCAACGTACGCCGGTCGGTGTTCTACCCGCTGGTGCCGCATCTGGACTACATCACCGTACGCGGCTTCGAGCTCGCCCAGGCGGCCAGCCCGTGGACGCCGCCGACCGCCGATCAGCCCGGCCTGATCGGCCCGAACTGGGCGAAGGGCTGGATCATCGAGGACAACGTCATCCACGACGCGAAATGCTCGGCGATCTCGATCGGCAAAGAGGCGTCCACCGGCCACAACTACGCCACCGAACGCGGCGACAAGCCCGGCTACCAGTACCAGCTCGAGTCCGTGTTCGCTGCCCGCCAGATCGGCTGGGACTCCGAGCACATCGGCTCGCACGTGATCCGCCGCAACACCATCTACGACTGCGGGCAGAACGGCATCGTCGGCCACCTCGGCTGCGTCTTCTCGACCATCGAGGACAACCACATCTACAACATCGCGATCAAGCGGGAGTTCTACGGCTACGAGATCGGCGGCATCAAGCTGCACGCTGCCATCGACGTCGAGATCCGGCACAACCGCATCCACGACTGCTCGCTGGGCACCTGGCTGGACTGGCAGACCCAGGGCACCCGGGTGTCCCGCAACGTCTACTACAACAACAACCGGGATCTGTTCATCGAGGTCAGCCACGGGCCGTACCTCGTGGACCACAACGTTCTCGCCTCGCCGGCCGCGCTGGAGTTGTGGAGCCAGGGCGGCGCGTTCGTCAACAACCTGCTCTGCGGCACCGTGTGGCTCAACCCGGTGATGGACCGGGCCACGCCGTACCACCGGCCGCACAGCACCCAGGTGGCCGGCTACGCATTCATCGTGGGCGGCGACGACCGCTGGATCGGCAACGTCTTCGTCGGGGGAGACCTGGCGGTGGCGTACGCGGCCATGCCCGAGGGAGATTCACCGGCGTACGCGGGCCTGGTCGGCTACGACGCCTACCCGGCGTCGTTCGAGGAGTACCTGCAGCGCATCGACGAGGAGCCGCCCGGCGACCACCAGCGCTTCCTCAACGTGAAGCAGGCCGTGTACGCCCGGGGCAACGTCTACGCCGCCGGCGCCCTCGCGTACGCCGGGGAACAGAACCCGGTGACGCTGCAGGACGCGTCCGCCGCGGTCGTCGAAGAAGGCGACCAGGTCTACCTGGTGACCGACCTTCCGGAGGGCTTCGGCGGCACCGGTCTCGTCCCGGTCGGCGGCCGCGACCTCGAGCGGGTCCGCTTCGCCGACGCCGACTTCGAGGAGCGTGACGGCAGCCCCGCGGTCATCGACACCGACCTGGTCGGCGCCCGCAAGGAGCAGGGCCAGACCTACCCGGCGGGCCCGCTCGCCGGGCTCACCCCGGGAAGCAGCCGCGTCCGCCTCTGGTGA
- a CDS encoding endo-1,4-beta-xylanase, with product MVTVLDIDGRPLRDRDITVEQDAHAFSFGNIGFDFVPVANEEAGSERTARMAGLWVDVFNTATLPFYWSAFEPRRGRPDTKRLRRAAEWFAGRGCRVKGHPLLWHTLAPDWLRDTPTDEVEATVRARIRREVADFADVVHTWDAINEAVIMPVFGNEPHRNAITRLAWERGRIATVRLAFEEASATNPAATLVLNDFDMSTAYECLIEGVLEAGIPVSALGLQSHMHQGYWGEEKTLETLERFARFGLPIHMTETTLLSGDLMPPEIEDLNDYQPPSWPSTPEGEQRQADEIVRHYRTLLSHPSVQAITYWGLLDEGAWLGAPAGLVRADGTPKPGYDALRRLVKQEWWLPPTPLRTDDTGRVAVRGFLGDYRLHHAGRTASFTIAGSGAAVTTLAEGAE from the coding sequence ATGGTGACCGTGCTCGACATCGACGGCCGGCCGCTACGGGACCGCGACATCACGGTGGAGCAGGACGCTCACGCCTTCTCGTTCGGCAACATCGGTTTCGATTTCGTGCCGGTGGCCAACGAGGAGGCCGGATCGGAGCGGACCGCGCGGATGGCCGGCCTGTGGGTCGACGTCTTCAACACGGCCACGCTGCCGTTCTACTGGAGCGCCTTCGAACCCCGGCGCGGCCGGCCCGACACGAAACGGCTGCGCCGGGCCGCGGAGTGGTTCGCCGGCCGGGGCTGCCGGGTGAAGGGGCACCCGCTGCTGTGGCACACCCTGGCCCCCGACTGGCTGCGGGACACGCCGACCGACGAGGTGGAGGCGACGGTCCGGGCGCGCATCAGGCGCGAGGTCGCCGACTTCGCGGACGTCGTGCACACCTGGGATGCGATCAACGAAGCGGTGATCATGCCGGTGTTCGGCAACGAGCCGCACCGCAACGCGATCACCCGGCTGGCCTGGGAACGCGGCCGGATCGCGACCGTCCGCCTCGCGTTCGAGGAGGCAAGCGCGACCAATCCCGCCGCGACCCTGGTGCTCAACGACTTCGACATGTCCACCGCGTACGAATGTCTGATCGAGGGTGTCCTCGAGGCCGGCATCCCGGTCAGCGCGCTCGGTCTGCAGAGCCACATGCACCAGGGTTACTGGGGCGAGGAGAAGACTCTGGAGACCCTGGAGCGGTTCGCCCGGTTCGGGCTGCCGATCCACATGACCGAGACCACCCTGCTCTCCGGCGACCTGATGCCACCGGAGATCGAGGACCTCAACGACTACCAGCCGCCGTCCTGGCCGTCCACGCCCGAGGGCGAGCAACGGCAGGCCGACGAGATCGTCCGGCACTACCGCACGCTGCTGTCGCACCCCTCGGTCCAGGCGATCACCTACTGGGGGCTGCTCGACGAGGGCGCATGGCTCGGCGCCCCGGCCGGTCTGGTGCGCGCCGACGGCACCCCCAAACCGGGGTACGACGCGCTGCGGCGCCTGGTGAAGCAGGAGTGGTGGCTGCCGCCCACGCCACTGCGCACGGATGACACCGGGCGCGTCGCGGTCCGCGGCTTCCTCGGCGACTACCGGCTGCACCACGCCGGCCGCACGGCGTCCTTCACCATCGCCGGGTCCGGTGCGGCAGTCACGACACTGGCGGAAGGCGCCGAATGA
- a CDS encoding maleylpyruvate isomerase family mycothiol-dependent enzyme, which produces MTELNAEHARQAIVEHTRRLAESAAAARPDAVVPTAPRWTVTDLVEHVGQTQHWVAEIIERRITDPAQLPTEMAVPPAGPSEWQAWLAASAQRVVSACSDDAFDAPVFNAAGDERSGTRFWLSSMLNESVVHGADAAIVAGRPVDIEPGIAAALISNHFAMLSSPTWEMQRSESAHAIRGTGQTLQWLATDTADDTGAWLVERRPDGAAWRPATQQADVTVTGPAGSLLLILTRRRPLTGVQVDGDAALAQHWIDHTAHDAG; this is translated from the coding sequence GTGACCGAGCTGAACGCGGAACACGCACGGCAAGCGATCGTCGAACACACCCGGCGCCTGGCGGAATCAGCCGCCGCGGCCCGACCGGACGCCGTCGTGCCGACGGCCCCGCGGTGGACCGTCACCGACCTGGTCGAGCACGTGGGCCAGACCCAGCACTGGGTCGCGGAGATCATCGAGCGGCGCATCACCGACCCCGCACAGCTGCCCACCGAGATGGCCGTTCCCCCGGCCGGCCCCAGCGAGTGGCAGGCCTGGCTCGCGGCGTCCGCCCAGCGGGTCGTGAGCGCGTGCTCCGACGACGCCTTCGACGCGCCGGTGTTCAACGCCGCGGGCGACGAGCGGTCCGGGACGCGCTTCTGGTTGTCCAGCATGCTCAACGAGTCGGTCGTGCACGGCGCCGACGCCGCCATCGTCGCGGGCCGCCCGGTTGACATCGAGCCCGGCATCGCGGCCGCGCTCATCAGCAACCACTTCGCGATGCTCTCCTCCCCCACGTGGGAGATGCAGCGGTCCGAGTCCGCGCATGCGATCCGGGGCACCGGGCAGACCCTGCAGTGGCTGGCCACCGACACCGCGGATGACACGGGCGCGTGGCTCGTCGAACGCCGGCCGGACGGGGCGGCGTGGCGGCCCGCGACCCAGCAGGCCGACGTGACGGTGACCGGCCCCGCCGGATCGCTGCTGCTGATCCTGACCCGGCGCCGCCCGCTGACCGGCGTCCAGGTCGACGGCGACGCTGCCCTGGCTCAGCACTGGATCGACCACACGGCGCATGACGCCGGCTGA
- a CDS encoding carbohydrate ABC transporter permease, with amino-acid sequence MASATDTRRGSLLVYLAALLLIGVMLGPVIYIIVGGFRTNSQITTDPAGLPDPWVIANYTDVLTSDTFWRQVGNSTIAAVVTTAGVVGLGVMASYVLARYRFRGQGAMYALFAAGLMFPPTVAITPLFILVRDLGLMNTLPGVILPQIAFGLPTTIIILVPFLRAIPREIEEAAAIDRCSRLGFFWRMVLPLSVPGLITVGILAFINSWNSYLLPLFILNDQESFTLPLGVQAFASQYSVDTAKVLAFTSLSMIPALVFFSLFERRIVGGLTGAVKG; translated from the coding sequence ATGGCCAGTGCCACGGACACCCGGCGCGGCAGTCTGCTCGTCTACCTCGCCGCCCTGCTCCTCATCGGGGTGATGCTCGGACCGGTCATCTACATCATCGTCGGCGGGTTCCGCACCAACTCGCAGATCACCACGGACCCGGCGGGCCTGCCGGACCCGTGGGTGATCGCGAACTACACCGACGTCCTGACCAGCGACACCTTCTGGCGCCAGGTCGGCAACTCGACGATCGCGGCGGTCGTCACGACGGCCGGCGTCGTCGGGCTGGGGGTGATGGCGAGCTACGTGCTGGCCCGCTACCGCTTCCGCGGCCAGGGAGCCATGTACGCGCTGTTCGCCGCCGGTCTCATGTTCCCCCCGACGGTGGCCATCACGCCCCTGTTCATCCTGGTCCGGGACCTCGGCTTGATGAACACCCTGCCCGGTGTCATCCTGCCGCAGATCGCGTTCGGGCTGCCCACCACGATCATCATCCTGGTCCCCTTCCTGAGGGCCATCCCCAGGGAGATCGAGGAGGCCGCCGCCATCGACCGCTGCAGCCGGCTCGGATTCTTCTGGCGGATGGTGCTCCCGCTGTCGGTGCCGGGCCTGATCACCGTCGGGATCCTGGCATTCATCAACAGCTGGAACAGCTACCTGCTGCCGCTGTTCATCCTCAACGATCAGGAGAGCTTCACCCTGCCGCTGGGCGTACAGGCGTTCGCGTCGCAATACTCGGTCGACACTGCGAAGGTGCTTGCGTTCACCTCGTTGTCGATGATCCCGGCGCTGGTGTTCTTCAGCCTCTTCGAACGCCGCATCGTCGGTGGTCTCACCGGCGCGGTCAAAGGATGA
- a CDS encoding endo-1,4-beta-xylanase produces the protein MPGGPRREVLVELRSRSLWVRTLIAGTVAAVGAFGALTVMPDANAAASTLGAAAAQSGRYFGTAIAAGRLSNSAYTTIAAREFNMVTAENEMKPDATQPNRGQFTFSAGDQIYNWATQRGMKVRGHTLAWHAQQPGWMQSLRGSTLRQAMIEHINGVMAHYRDKLDSWDVVNEAFNEDGSRRQSNLQGTGNDWIEVAFRTARAADPSTKLCYNDYNIENWTYGKTQGVYNMIRDFKARGVPIDCVGLQTHFTGGSSLPGNFQTTLSSFAALGVDVILTEVDVTNASTSQYAGLTQACLNVPRCVGIIVWGVRDSDSWRASENPLLFDGNGNKKAAYTSVLNALNSATPNPSSPGPSPSTSTPPAGSGRIVGAQSGRCLDVPNSSQTNGTRVQLYDCHGQANQTWTLTASRQLTVYGTRCLDAAGTGNGSAVQIYACNGQANQQWNVNANGTITGVQSGRCLDVWGTGNGQQVQLYDCNGQANQRFTRS, from the coding sequence ATGCCCGGCGGCCCGAGAAGGGAAGTTCTCGTGGAGTTAAGATCCCGATCGTTGTGGGTCCGAACGTTGATCGCCGGCACCGTCGCCGCCGTCGGGGCGTTCGGCGCCCTGACGGTGATGCCCGACGCCAACGCCGCAGCGAGCACGCTGGGCGCCGCGGCCGCGCAGTCGGGCCGCTACTTCGGCACCGCGATCGCCGCCGGCCGGCTGAGCAACTCCGCCTACACCACGATCGCCGCGCGCGAGTTCAACATGGTGACCGCCGAGAACGAGATGAAGCCGGACGCCACCCAGCCCAACCGGGGGCAGTTCACCTTCAGCGCCGGCGACCAGATCTACAACTGGGCCACCCAGCGCGGCATGAAGGTCCGCGGCCACACTCTGGCCTGGCACGCCCAGCAGCCGGGCTGGATGCAGAGCCTGCGCGGCAGCACCCTGCGCCAGGCCATGATCGAGCACATCAACGGGGTGATGGCGCACTACCGCGACAAGCTGGACTCGTGGGACGTCGTCAACGAGGCCTTCAACGAGGACGGCAGCCGCCGCCAGTCCAACCTGCAGGGCACCGGCAACGACTGGATCGAGGTGGCGTTCCGCACCGCGCGCGCCGCCGATCCCTCGACCAAGCTCTGCTACAACGACTACAACATCGAGAACTGGACGTACGGCAAGACGCAGGGCGTCTACAACATGATCCGGGACTTCAAGGCCCGCGGTGTGCCGATCGACTGCGTGGGCCTGCAGACCCACTTCACCGGTGGCAGTTCCCTGCCGGGCAACTTCCAGACCACCCTGTCGAGCTTCGCGGCCCTGGGCGTGGATGTGATCCTGACCGAGGTCGACGTCACCAACGCCTCGACCTCGCAGTACGCCGGGCTGACCCAGGCCTGCCTGAACGTGCCGCGCTGCGTCGGCATCATCGTGTGGGGCGTGCGTGACAGCGACTCCTGGCGTGCGAGCGAGAACCCGCTGCTGTTCGACGGCAACGGCAACAAGAAGGCCGCGTACACCTCGGTTCTCAACGCCTTGAACAGCGCCACCCCGAACCCGTCGTCGCCGGGGCCCTCGCCGTCGACCTCGACCCCGCCGGCCGGCTCGGGCCGGATCGTCGGCGCCCAGTCCGGCCGGTGCCTCGACGTGCCGAACTCGTCGCAGACCAACGGCACCCGGGTGCAGCTCTATGACTGCCACGGCCAGGCCAACCAGACCTGGACGCTCACGGCGAGCCGGCAACTGACCGTGTACGGCACGCGGTGCCTGGACGCCGCCGGAACGGGCAACGGCTCGGCGGTGCAGATCTACGCCTGTAACGGCCAGGCGAACCAGCAGTGGAACGTCAACGCGAACGGCACCATCACCGGTGTGCAGTCCGGACGCTGCCTGGACGTGTGGGGCACCGGTAACGGCCAGCAGGTCCAGCTCTACGACTGCAACGGCCAGGCCAACCAGCGCTTCACCCGGAGCTGA